One Brassica napus cultivar Da-Ae chromosome C4, Da-Ae, whole genome shotgun sequence genomic region harbors:
- the LOC125585991 gene encoding glutathione S-transferase T3-like: protein MDPSNLPSQSSSYVGLLYSQQGSVYHENFPYGSFHSSVNFGESDTFPAFSSQQPEDAPVDAPVDAQAARPVRRKWNPADDEVLISVWLNTSKDSIVANEQRSGAFWTRVAKYYAESAHGREDGVREQGCCKKRWHRINDDVNKFCGAYSAAQRQISSGESDTDVLKKAHEIFFSDQQHNLNTPKAGGVSKRKNVQTDSQTSTNEGFVDVESRPEGVKAAKAKRNTGKGKSMAEIATVWEMKKDDLVRKERLSRLAILDTLLTKPVPLTEREESAKNKLLAELF, encoded by the exons ATGGATCCAAGCAATCTTCCTAGTCAGTCCTCTAGCTACGTAGGACTGCTTTACAGTCAACAAGGAAGCGTTTATCATGAAAACTTCCCTTATGGAAGTTTTCATTCTAGTGTCAACTTTGGAGAATCCGATACATTTCCGGCTTTCAGTTCTCAACAACCTGAAGACGCACCAGTCGACGCACCAGTAGACGCACAAGCTGCCCGTCCTGTAAGACGCAAGTGGAACCCTGCAGATGACGAGGTGCTGATCAGTGTGTGGCTCAACACTTCGAAGGATTCGATTGTTGCAAATGAGCAGAGGTCGGGGGCCTTCTGGACACGGGTTGCTAAGTATTATGCAGAGAGTGCTCATGGAAGAGAGGATGGTGTGAGAGAGCAAGGTTGTTGCAAGAAGAGGTGGCATAGAATCAATGATGACGTTAACAAGTTCTGTGGCGCATACTCGGCAGCTCAGCGACAAATTAGCAGTGGTGAGTCTGACACAGACGTTCTGAAGAAGGCGCATGAAATTTTCTTCTCTGATCAACAGCACAA CCTTAACACACCCAAAGCTGGTGGCGTTTCAAAGAGGAAGAATGTGCAGACAGATTCCCAAACTTCTACCAACGAAGGCTTCGTTGATGTTGAGAGCAGGCCCGAAGGTGTCAAGGCTGCTAAGGCTAAAAGAAATACGGGTAAAGGGAAGTCCATGGCTGAGATTGCAACAGTTTGGGAAATGAAGAAGGACGATTTGGTGAGGAAGGAGAGACTGTCGAGGCTAGCAATACTAGACACTCTCCTTACCAAGCCTGTTCCATTGACTGAGAGGGAAGAATCTGCGAAGAATAAGCTCCTAGCCGAGTtattctga
- the LOC106391920 gene encoding nitrate regulatory gene2 protein-like: MGCAASKLDSEDTVRRCKDRRRLMKEAVYARHHLAAAHADYCRSLRVTGSALSSFAGGEPLSVSDQTPQQSPANRIPPRVPPSPAPLLKLKQAPPITSNRRRKQQHKPKVPHILSDSSPSSSPMSQRSNFYQNSAYSATPSHASSVWNWENFYPPSPPDSEFFDKKAQERRQKPDNNPFSHHTHDTETERSEYDFFDSSKKNKNQFESDDEAEEEETEREEVHCSEWDVHDHYSSTSSSEEEEDDHMESISEIGTNPTSRHHHQDPSSPMPQERRYHDKAADDDASYGGGGEMEMVVRHRDLKEIADSLKENFHKAAAAGDQVSQMLELGRAQLDRSFGQLKKTVIHSSSLLSTLSSTWTSKPPLAVKYRLDTTALDQPNSVKSLCSTLDRLLAWEKKLYEEIKAREGVKIEHEKKLSQLQSQEYKGEDEAKLDKTKASITRLQSLIIVTSQAVTTTSTAIIRLRDTDLVPQLVELCHGFMYMWKAMHQYHETQNGIVEQVRGLINRSSKGESTSELHRQATRDLESAVSSWHSSFTHVIKFQRDFIHSVHAWFKLTLLPVCHEDAAVKEPTDAYAFCDEWKLALDRVPDTVASEAIKSFINVVHVISSKQADEQKIKKRTESASKELEKKASSLRNLERKYYQSYSMVGVGIPDSGPEHMLDARDPLSDKKSELEVCRRRVEEEMVKHSKAIEVTRAMTLNNLQTGLPGVFQALTSFSALFMESLQTVCTRSYSIK, from the exons ATGGGATGCGCGGCGTCTAAACTCGACAGCGAGGACACTGTCCGGCGGTGCAAAGATCGCCGCCGTCTGATGAAAGAAGCCGTGTACGCTCGCCACCACCTCGCCGCCGCTCACGCCGATTACTGCCGATCGCTTCGTGTAACTGGATCCGCTCTCTCCTCGTTCGCCGGCGGCGAGCCTCTCTCCGTATCCGATCAAACTCCCCAACAATCTCCGGCCAATCGTATCCCTCCACGTGTCCCTCCGTCACCTGCTCCTCTTCTGAAGCTGAAGCAGGCTCCTCCGATCACCTCCAACCGACGGAGGAAACAGCAACACAAGCCCAAGGTGCCTCATATACTCTCGGACTCGAGCCCTTCGTCTTCTCCGATGAGTCAGAGATCCAATTTCTACCAGAACTCGGCGTACTCCGCTACTCCCTCACACGCCTCCTCCGTCTGGAACTGGGAGAATTTCTACCCTCCTTCTCCTCCAGACTCCGAGTTCTTCGATAAGAAGGCTCAAGAGAGGAGACAGAAGCCAGATAATAATCCCTTTAGCCATCACACCCATGATACCGAGACGGAGAGGTCAGAGTATGACTTCTTCGACTCGAGTAAGAAGAATAAGAATCAGTTTGAATCAGATGATGAGGCTGAGGAGGAGGAGACGGAGAGAGAGGAAGTACATTGTAGTGAATGGGACGTTCACGATCATTACAGCTCTACTAGCTCctctgaggaagaagaagatgaccaTATGGAGTCAATCTCCGAGATTGGGACTAATCCGACGAGTAGGCATCATCACCAAGACCCTTCTTCACCAATGCCGCAAGAAAGAAGATATCATGATAAAGCTGCTGATGATGATGCGAGCTATGGAGGGGGAGGAGAGATGGAGATGGTGGTTAGGCATAGAGATTTGAAAGAGATTGCTGATTCCCTCAAGGAGAATTTCCACAAGGCGGCTGCGGCTGGTGATCAAGTGTCTCAGATGCTTGAGCTAGGCAGAGCTCAGCTTGATCGGAGTTTCGGACAGTTGAAGA aAACTGTGATTCATTCGAGTAGCTTACTAAGCACCCTGAGCTCGACATGGACCTCGAAGCCGCCGTTGGCAGTCAAGTACAGGCTTGACACGACGGCATTGGATCAACCAAACAGTGTCAAGAGCCTTTGTTCCACTCTTGACCGTCTCTTGGCATGGGAGAAGAAGCTCTATGAAGAAATCAAG GCTAGAGAAGGTGTGAAGATTGAGCatgagaagaagttatcccaactTCAAAGCCAAGAGTATAAAGGGGAGGATGAAGCTAAGCTAGACAAGACAAAGGCCTCTATAACGAGGTTACAGTCACTGATCATTGTTACATCTCAAGCTGTTACTACCACGTCTACGGCTATTATCCGTCTTCGTGATACCGACCTTGTTCCTCAACTTGTTGAGCTATGTCATGG CTTTATGTACATGTGGAAAGCTATGCATCAATACCACGAGACACAGAACGGCATCGTAGAGCAAGTTCGAGGGCTCATCAACAGATCAAGCAAAGGCGAATCAACCTCTGAGCTACATCGACAAGCCACACGCGACTTAGAATCAGCCGTCTCTTCTTGGCACTCCAGTTTCACTCACGTGATCAAGTTCCAGCGTGACTTCATACACTCGGTTCACGCATGGTTCAAACTAACCCTTCTTCCGGTTTGCCACGAAGACGCCGCAGTTAAAGAGCCAACGGATGCTTACGCCTTCTGCGATGAGTGGAAACTCGCTCTTGACCGTGTTCCCGACACGGTCGCATCCGAAGCAATCAAAAGCTTCATCAACGTGGTCCACGTGATATCCTCGAAGCAAGCAGATGAACAAAAGATAAAGAAGAGAACAGAGTCAGCATCAAAGGAGCTGGAGAAGAAAGCTTCGTCACTTAGAAACCTAGAGAGGAAATATTATCAGTCATACTCAATGGTCGGCGTCGGTATACCAGATTCAGGACCTGAACACATGTTAGACGCCAGAGACCCGCTAAGCGATAAGAAATCGGAGCTTGAGGTTTGCAGAAGGAGAGTagaggaagagatggtgaaGCATTCAAAGGCAATAGAAGTGACGAGAGCCATGACTCTGAATAACTTGCAGACAGGGTTGCCTGGTGTGTTCCAAGCTTTAACGAGTTTCTCTGCTTTGTTCATGGAGTCTCTTCAAACGGTTTGCACTCGCTCATACTCTATCAAATAG